Proteins encoded within one genomic window of Pigmentiphaga sp. H8:
- a CDS encoding tripartite tricarboxylate transporter substrate binding protein encodes MPDIPFHPGRRTALAALLAATAAPRLSAAQGEAWPNRPVKLIVPFAPGGPTDTIARMLAEKMQAAWQQPVVVDYKPGGGTITGTNTVAKAPADGYTLGMAISALMINPSMQPSLPYDTRKDLAAVSQVALTHFGLFAHPSLPVGTVPELIAYARKNPGKLSYATPGVGTGTHLAGELLAHMAGIELVHVPYKGSSPAQQDVVGGRVPLLFDVMFSAMPYVEDKRLKLIALASPKRAASHPDIPLIAETVPGFSAMSTIGIVEPAGVPADLRRRVGADIGRIVKAPDLAARMQQLGMEPVGSTPEQYAALIDTEIDKWAKVVKTAGIKIE; translated from the coding sequence GGGGCGGCGCACCGCCCTGGCCGCCCTGCTGGCCGCCACGGCCGCGCCCCGCCTCTCGGCCGCACAGGGCGAGGCCTGGCCCAACCGTCCCGTGAAACTCATCGTGCCGTTCGCGCCGGGCGGCCCCACCGACACGATCGCCCGCATGCTGGCCGAGAAGATGCAGGCCGCCTGGCAGCAGCCGGTCGTGGTCGACTACAAGCCGGGCGGCGGCACCATCACCGGCACCAACACGGTCGCCAAGGCGCCCGCCGACGGCTACACGCTGGGCATGGCCATCAGCGCGCTGATGATCAACCCCAGCATGCAGCCCTCGCTGCCCTATGACACGCGCAAGGACCTGGCCGCCGTCTCGCAGGTCGCGCTGACGCACTTCGGCCTGTTCGCGCATCCCTCGCTGCCGGTCGGCACCGTGCCCGAGCTGATCGCCTATGCCCGGAAGAATCCGGGCAAGCTGAGCTACGCCACGCCCGGCGTCGGCACCGGCACGCACCTGGCCGGCGAACTGCTGGCCCACATGGCGGGCATCGAACTGGTGCACGTGCCGTACAAGGGCAGCAGCCCGGCGCAGCAGGACGTGGTGGGCGGACGCGTGCCGCTGCTGTTCGACGTGATGTTCTCGGCCATGCCCTACGTCGAGGACAAGCGGCTCAAGCTGATCGCGCTCGCCAGTCCCAAGCGGGCCGCCAGCCACCCCGACATTCCCCTGATCGCCGAGACCGTGCCGGGATTCTCGGCCATGAGCACCATCGGCATCGTCGAGCCGGCGGGCGTTCCCGCCGACCTGCGGCGGCGCGTCGGCGCGGACATCGGACGCATCGTGAAGGCGCCGGACCTGGCCGCGCGCATGCAGCAGCTGGGCATGGAGCCCGTGGGCTCGACCCCCGAGCAATACGCCGCGCTGATCGATACGGAGATCGACAAATGGGCCAAGGTGGTCAAGACCGCCGGCATCAAGATCGAATGA
- a CDS encoding TauD/TfdA family dioxygenase, protein MALSLTPLTPGFVAEASGLDLARPLDAAAVRAVEKAMDDYAVLVFRNQPLDQDQQIRFAQGFGPLDLGLRKVKGGAHRFDHAELADISNVTVDGSVAGRDHAKIVGNIANQLWHSDSSFQRPRAKYSMLSAVVVPQDGGQTEFADLRAAYDHLPEGMKAAIGDLQAVHYALHSRFLLGDTGYTQAQRDALPAVRWPLVQTDPRSGRKILFVGIHACEVVGMTVAEGRMLLLDLLEHATQREFVYRHHWRVGDLVMWDNTATLHRGRRFDFAQRRELRRATTEEVQLSAEAAGG, encoded by the coding sequence ATGGCACTTTCACTCACGCCCCTGACCCCCGGTTTCGTCGCCGAAGCCTCGGGGCTGGACCTCGCCCGGCCGCTGGACGCGGCCGCCGTCCGCGCCGTCGAAAAGGCGATGGACGACTACGCCGTGCTGGTGTTCCGCAACCAGCCGCTGGACCAGGACCAGCAGATCCGCTTCGCCCAGGGCTTCGGCCCGCTGGACCTGGGATTGCGCAAGGTCAAGGGAGGCGCCCACCGCTTCGACCATGCGGAACTGGCCGACATCTCGAACGTCACCGTCGACGGCTCGGTCGCCGGCCGCGACCACGCCAAGATCGTCGGCAACATCGCCAACCAGCTCTGGCACAGCGACAGCTCGTTCCAGCGCCCGCGGGCCAAGTATTCGATGCTGTCGGCGGTGGTGGTGCCGCAGGACGGCGGCCAGACCGAGTTCGCCGACCTGCGCGCCGCCTACGATCACCTGCCTGAGGGCATGAAGGCCGCCATCGGCGATCTCCAGGCCGTGCACTACGCCCTGCACTCGCGCTTCCTGCTGGGCGACACCGGATACACCCAGGCCCAGCGCGACGCCTTGCCCGCGGTGCGCTGGCCGCTCGTGCAGACCGACCCGCGCTCGGGCCGCAAGATCCTGTTCGTCGGCATCCACGCGTGCGAAGTCGTGGGCATGACCGTGGCCGAGGGCCGCATGCTGCTGCTCGACCTGCTCGAACATGCGACCCAGCGCGAGTTCGTGTACCGCCATCACTGGCGCGTGGGCGACCTGGTCATGTGGGACAACACCGCCACCCTGCATCGCGGCCGGCGCTTCGACTTCGCGCAGCGGCGCGAGCTGCGGCGTGCGACCACCGAGGAAGTGCAGTTGTCGGCCGAGGCGGCAGGGGGATGA